One Methanocalculus natronophilus DNA window includes the following coding sequences:
- the purS gene encoding phosphoribosylformylglycinamidine synthase subunit PurS, translating into MKFDLIITIRLKEGMLNPEAEAIRHAIAHLGFPTEKLVTADQFTITIEAENKAAAEEIGISLCEKLLANPVIHTYEIEVR; encoded by the coding sequence ATGAAATTTGATCTCATCATCACCATCCGGTTGAAGGAAGGGATGCTGAATCCGGAAGCAGAAGCGATCCGGCATGCGATCGCGCACCTCGGCTTTCCAACAGAGAAACTTGTTACTGCAGACCAGTTTACAATCACCATTGAAGCGGAGAACAAAGCAGCAGCAGAGGAGATTGGGATCTCCCTCTGCGAGAAACTCCTTGCAAACCCTGTTATCCACACCTATGAGATCGAGGTCCGCTGA